One Helicoverpa armigera isolate CAAS_96S chromosome 1, ASM3070526v1, whole genome shotgun sequence genomic window carries:
- the LOC135117556 gene encoding dnaJ homolog subfamily C member 9-like gives MCLLELCEKYFQTTNLYEVLQIPETASDKEVKKAYHKLSLKIHPDKVEEDKRLEATEKFKVLRSIYEILMDQKRRSIYDATKSVNNDNFNVIINDGWDWDVYWPWLFIMSFLQERSSAVENQDINKAYLASLGDMNYIVIIVIILYIFSL, from the exons atGTGTCTCCTGGAATTGTGTGAAAAATACTTCCAAACCACAAATCTATACGAAGTTTTACAAATTCCCGAAACTGCCTCCGACAAAGAAG tgaAGAAAGCTTACCATAAGTTATCACTAAAAATACATCCCGATAAAGTTGAAGAAGATAAAAGACTGGAAGCAACTGAGAAATTTAAAGTGTTGAGAAGTATTTATGAGATCCTCATGGATCAAAAGAGGAGATCCATATATGATGCAACCAAATCTGTAAATAATGATAACTTTAATGTCATCATTAATGATGGTTGGGATTGGGACGTGTACTGGCCATGGCTATTTATTATGTCTTTTTTACAA GAAA gaTCATCAGCTGTAGAAAATCAGGATATCAATAAAGCTTATTTAGCCAGCCTGGGTGACATGAACTACATAGTTAttatagttattatattatatatattcaGTTTGTAA
- the LOC110373867 gene encoding uncharacterized protein LOC110373867, which yields MISNYPNALGRASKVKPLGLIIESTKFASSARAPIDMATAGGYDTWLQWLVQTNDLKQLWAAQPTYILSQAVYTIAGLVTLLHAFSKGGRWPYLWLGTILHGVFTDNFWHFALPEYDNFWHSQTPIIFLGGRLPLHIILLYPAFIYHAVYAVSRLNLPKYAEPFAVGLVTVLVDIPYDITAVKFVHWTWHDTDPNIYDRHYWVPWNSYYFHAAFAASFYYFFIASRFWFAPKVAQWDSADKKSEWKALLISSLLGMPGGVLLFIPIYHPLHDVFKIHSEVTFFLLFAIFAVIVLAGLLTDREKSSKKLTSIDYVLILQLAVHYLLYLSFTIFFNPEQEWSLGLHEPVGPCNEVATLTTPFGQVLEKRKYFCPTDYNEDYFDFHCVKELPKNGATWYVVCGTPFENRAEYITVLSTILVVASGVFYSLYFKTGGAPAAAPKKLKKK from the exons ATGATATCGAACTATCCAAACGCATTGGGTCGTGCCTCAAAAGTTAAGCCGTTGGGTTTAATCATTGAGTCGACCAAATTCGCGAGCAGCGCACGCGCTCCTATCGACATGGCAACAGCCGGCGGATACGatacg TGGTTGCAATGGTTGGTGCAAACGAATGATTTGAAGCAACTGTGGGCGGCGCAACCCACATACATCCTTTCGCAGGCGGTTTACACTATAGCTGGACTAGTCACACTGTTGCATG ctttCAGCAAGGGAGGCAGATGGCCGTACCTCTGGTTGGGCACGATCCTCCACGGAGTCTTCACAGACAATTTCTGGCACTTTGCTCTGCCGGAATACGATAACTTCTGGCACTCCCAGACACCTATCATCTTCCTAGGAGGAAGATTGCCTCTTCATATTATCCTTTTGT ACCCGGCTTTCATATACCATGCCGTCTACGCAGTCTCCAGATTGAATCTCCCTAAATACGCGGAGCCGTTCGCGGTGGGTCTAGTGACGGTCCTAGTGGACATCCCCTACGACATTACAGCCGTGAAGTTCGTCCACTGGACGTGGCATGACACAGACCCCAACATATATGACCGCCACTACTGGGTGCCATGGAACTCCTACTACTTCCACGCCGCATTTGCTGCGAGTTTCTACTACTTCTTCATCGCGAGCCGATTTTGGTTCGCTCCGAAGGTTGCGCAGTGGGATTCTGCTGA CAAGAAGTCCGAATGGAAGGCGCTGCTGATCTCGTCGCTGCTGGGCATGCCGGGCGGAGTGCTCCTGTTCATCCCTATCTACCACCCCCTACATGACGTGTTCAAGATCCACTCCGAAGTCACCTTCTTCCTGCTGTTCGCTATCTTCGCCGTCATTGTGCTTGCTGGACTCTTGACTGACAGGGAGAAATCTTCCAAAAA GTTAACATCAATCGACTACGTGCTGATCCTGCAGCTGGCGGTACATTACCTTCTGTACTTGAGCTTCACGATATTCTTCAACCCTGAGCAGGAGTGGTCGCTAGGACTGCATGAGCCAGTGGGGCCGTGCAATGAAGTAGCTACGCTCACCACACCGTTCGGACAG GTGCTAGAGAAACGTAAATACTTCTGCCCAACGGACTACAATGAGGACTATTTCGATTTCCATTGCGTCAAGGAATTGCCCAAGAATGGAGCCACCTGGTACGTCGTGTGCGGAACACCATTTGA aaaccgTGCTGAATACATCACCGTGCTTTCTACAATCCTCGTGGTAGCTTCTGGAGTGTTCTACAGCTTATACTTCAAGACTGGTGGGGCCCCTGCAGCCGCTCCCAAGAAactcaagaaaaaataa
- the LOC110373887 gene encoding surfeit locus protein 1, translating into MSMMIRNLCRGSRFIMSNSHIKCPNISIKTTIRLNTSVANALKTYRVKPKKEPGEVFKWILLMIPVSSFGLGCWQVYRLNWKLELIDIMQSKTSATPRPMPSDFSDLEKMEYSPVKVKGKFLHDREILIGPRALIEQDSPIPRTGSLVSDPKRNQGWLVITPFMLSDTKEIILINRGWIHQSMRPKEKRQPSMIDGEVELVGVVRLTEKRAPFMPKNTPEKGSWFSRDLEQMSSYLGCAPVWLDARGIPDPPEGWPIPNQTRVTLRNEHLSYIVTWYSLSILTAIMWHRFFVKKLPLM; encoded by the exons atgTCCATGATGATTAGGAACTTGTGCAGAGGGTCGCGTTTTATTATGTCTAATTCTCACATCAAATGtcctaatatttcaataaaaaccacGATACGATTGAATACATCTGTTGCAAATGCTCTAAAAACGTACAGAGTTAAACCTAAAAAGGAGCCTGGAGAGGTTTTCAAGTGGATATTATTG ATGATTCCGGTGAGCTCCTTTGGTTTGGGATGCTGGCAGGTCTACAGGTTGAATTGGAAACTGGAGCTGATCGACATCATGCAATCTAAAACAAGCGCAACACCTAGGCCCATGCCTAGCGA CTTTTCAGATCTTGAAAAGATGGAGTACTCGCCAGTAAAGGTGAAAGGCAAGTTTCTTCATGACAGAGAAATACTCATTGGGCCAAGAGCATTGATAGAACAAGACTCACCAATACCCAGGACTGGGTCCCTAGTATCTGATCCAAAAAGAAATCAAGGGTGGCTCGTGATAACTCCATTTATGTTGTCCGATACAAA GGAAATAATCCTGATCAACCGTGGCTGGATTCATCAAAGTATGCGACCTAAAGAGAAACGCCAGCCCTCAATGATAGATGGGGAAGTTGAGCTCGTTGGTGTGGTCAGATTGACCGAAAAACGGGCACCGTTCATGCCTAAGAACACCCCAGAAAAGGGTTCATGGTTCTCCAG gGACCTAGAGCAGATGAGCAGCTATCTCGGCTGTGCTCCCGTCTGGCTGGACGCTCGAGGCATTCCTGACCCCCCCGAAGGATGGCCTATCCCCAACCAAACTAGAGTGACTCTCAGAAATGAACATCTTTCTTACATTGTAACTTGGTATTCCCTATCAATACTAACAGCAATAATGTGGCACCGTTTTTTTGTTAAGAAGTTGCCTTTAATGTAA